One genomic segment of Sphingorhabdus sp. M41 includes these proteins:
- a CDS encoding DUF4139 domain-containing protein, which translates to MRPIVFTGLLLATVASPAISQSSGQGDVSVTIYNDNLALVQDIRQLNIPTGRSVQDFPGVSGQIRAETVGFSAANTGIIEQNFDYDLLSPSKLMEKAVGETVTIVRINPATGAETRERAKVLAANGGVVLQIGSRIEVLRDDRLPTRVIFDKVPNNLRARPTLSVTLNSSRAGTRPAQLSYLTSGMGWKADYVALFDEKAGKMDVQGWVTLTNNTGTTFDNAKTLLVAGTPNVNGRSNYPSRTNIRSAGIESADRESLGDFYLYPLAARTTIANAQTKQVSFLDVTGAPAQKTYEYTNRWLGSQNEPQSAATVLEFSSSSNGGLGDALPAGTVRVYMKDISGQPQFIGENSIGHTPMGSELGLKTGEAFDVKVKATVSERRRLSPNKWRTSMTYELSNARPGAVTVSLIQDGLDFYWDDTRIVDESMKSARRSADSVIWKVPVPANGRETVTAVFETRF; encoded by the coding sequence ATGCGGCCAATTGTGTTCACGGGATTATTGCTGGCAACCGTTGCCTCCCCGGCGATAAGCCAGTCTTCGGGACAGGGTGATGTCTCGGTTACCATCTACAATGACAATCTTGCGCTGGTGCAGGATATTCGGCAGCTGAATATTCCGACCGGTCGATCGGTCCAGGATTTCCCCGGCGTCTCGGGGCAGATTCGTGCGGAAACCGTCGGGTTCAGCGCCGCCAATACCGGTATTATCGAACAAAATTTTGATTATGACCTGCTGTCTCCTTCCAAGCTGATGGAAAAGGCGGTTGGCGAAACGGTTACGATTGTACGGATCAATCCCGCTACCGGCGCAGAAACGCGCGAGCGGGCCAAGGTGCTGGCAGCCAATGGCGGCGTGGTGCTGCAAATCGGCAGCCGGATCGAGGTGCTCCGCGATGACCGTCTGCCGACGCGGGTGATTTTTGACAAAGTCCCGAATAATTTGCGGGCCAGGCCCACCTTGTCGGTGACCCTCAATAGTTCGCGTGCCGGAACCCGCCCGGCGCAGCTCAGCTATCTGACTTCGGGCATGGGCTGGAAAGCCGACTATGTGGCCCTGTTTGATGAAAAGGCAGGAAAGATGGATGTGCAGGGATGGGTGACGCTAACCAACAATACCGGCACAACCTTCGACAATGCCAAAACTTTGCTGGTCGCCGGGACGCCGAACGTGAATGGTCGAAGCAATTATCCGTCGCGGACCAATATCCGCAGTGCCGGAATTGAATCGGCCGACCGGGAATCGCTTGGTGACTTCTATCTCTATCCGCTGGCGGCGCGCACGACGATCGCCAATGCCCAGACCAAGCAGGTCAGCTTTCTCGATGTAACCGGTGCGCCAGCGCAAAAAACCTATGAATATACCAATCGCTGGCTCGGCTCGCAAAATGAACCGCAAAGCGCGGCAACGGTGCTCGAGTTCAGTTCGTCCAGTAATGGCGGGCTGGGTGATGCGCTGCCAGCCGGGACCGTGCGGGTCTATATGAAGGACATCTCCGGCCAACCACAATTCATTGGTGAAAACAGTATCGGCCATACGCCGATGGGATCGGAACTCGGATTGAAAACCGGCGAGGCCTTTGATGTGAAGGTAAAGGCGACGGTATCGGAACGGCGGCGATTATCACCGAACAAATGGCGTACCAGCATGACCTACGAACTCAGCAATGCGCGGCCGGGCGCCGTGACAGTCTCGCTGATCCAGGATGGACTGGATTTCTATTGGGACGACACAAGAATCGTCGACGAGAGCATGAAAAGCGCTCGTCGCTCTGCTGATAGCGTGATCTGGAAAGTGCCGGTCCCCGCAAATGGTCGAGAGACGGTGACCGCGGTGTTCGAGACCCGGTTTTAG
- a CDS encoding DUF4139 domain-containing protein, with translation MMQRALCAILCVIWTVSASAQSDIPRQIVTSDAPSSVSVTVYRNPDRKADDGMDLNYLGGYALITEQRTVSLPAGEIDLRFEGVAGGIIPQSAIVTGLPDGVIEKNRDAALLSPSALLNGYLGRGVTIRRTSAATGETREYEAQIRTDASGGMVVQTGEGFEALQCTGLNETIVYPSIPQGLSAKPTLSVKSLVATPARATVTLSYLASGFDWQANYVAEIADDGRTMNLFAWVTLANGDETSFLDAQTQTVAGSPNKEDDDTAAGFAGGEISLRCWPQDTTSDVAVQQFDRARSEARYMGKAMPAPMMAMADESDQMVMVTGSRMMARQEDLGDLKLYRIPLPVTFASQSQKQVAMFEKEAVSFEQVYQGEIWAGRAAGSRPLETMLRFKNDEQNQLGLPLPAGNLVAFKTVQGARLLLGEGNVGDKAIGEEAEIVISESPLVRYEVEQLDAEDIENRSRLRFRLKISNASDLPAMVEIAIDADDDEKLGKPSSRLSRKNGMALWRVTVPAGSEKSLTYAVKRSGN, from the coding sequence ATGATGCAACGGGCGCTCTGCGCGATCCTTTGCGTGATATGGACGGTTTCAGCGAGTGCCCAATCCGATATCCCGCGCCAGATTGTGACATCGGACGCTCCCTCTTCTGTATCGGTCACGGTTTACCGCAACCCCGATCGTAAGGCTGATGATGGCATGGATCTGAATTATCTCGGTGGTTATGCTCTGATCACCGAACAGCGGACTGTGTCTCTTCCCGCTGGGGAGATTGATCTCCGTTTTGAAGGTGTGGCGGGCGGGATCATCCCGCAATCGGCCATTGTCACGGGATTACCGGACGGAGTGATCGAGAAGAATCGGGATGCAGCGCTGCTGTCTCCTTCGGCTCTGCTCAACGGCTATCTTGGGCGCGGAGTAACGATCCGCCGAACCAGCGCAGCGACAGGTGAAACCCGCGAATATGAAGCGCAAATTCGTACCGATGCCAGTGGTGGCATGGTGGTGCAGACAGGAGAGGGGTTCGAGGCCCTGCAATGTACCGGCCTGAATGAAACGATTGTCTATCCTTCCATTCCTCAAGGACTTTCAGCAAAACCGACGTTATCGGTGAAAAGTTTGGTGGCGACGCCTGCTCGGGCAACCGTGACCTTGTCCTATCTGGCGAGCGGCTTTGACTGGCAGGCCAATTATGTCGCCGAAATTGCGGATGATGGCCGGACCATGAATCTGTTTGCCTGGGTTACCTTGGCCAATGGCGACGAAACCTCCTTCCTTGATGCGCAGACTCAAACCGTAGCGGGAAGTCCGAATAAAGAAGATGATGACACTGCTGCTGGTTTCGCTGGAGGAGAAATTTCCCTGCGCTGCTGGCCGCAGGATACGACCAGCGATGTCGCGGTGCAGCAATTTGACCGCGCGCGCAGCGAAGCCCGATATATGGGCAAAGCCATGCCCGCTCCGATGATGGCGATGGCGGATGAATCCGATCAAATGGTCATGGTCACGGGCAGCAGGATGATGGCTAGGCAGGAAGATCTCGGGGATTTGAAGCTTTATCGAATTCCGCTTCCTGTCACATTTGCATCGCAAAGCCAAAAACAGGTCGCGATGTTCGAAAAAGAAGCCGTGTCTTTCGAGCAAGTCTATCAGGGCGAAATTTGGGCCGGTAGAGCTGCAGGCAGCCGGCCTCTGGAGACAATGTTGCGCTTTAAAAATGACGAGCAGAACCAGTTGGGATTGCCATTGCCCGCTGGTAATCTGGTTGCCTTCAAAACGGTGCAAGGGGCACGGCTCTTGCTCGGCGAAGGCAATGTCGGCGACAAGGCCATTGGCGAGGAGGCTGAAATCGTGATCAGTGAAAGCCCGCTGGTGCGCTATGAAGTTGAGCAACTGGATGCTGAGGATATCGAGAATCGAAGCCGTCTTCGTTTCAGGCTGAAGATAAGCAACGCGTCGGATTTACCCGCGATGGTTGAAATTGCGATTGATGCCGATGATGATGAAAAACTGGGCAAACCCAGCAGCCGTCTGTCTCGCAAAAATGGAATGGCGCTTTGGCGCGTCACAGTCCCGGCGGGCAGCGAAAAAAGTCTGACTTACGCGGTAAAGCGTTCAGGCAACTGA
- a CDS encoding acyl-CoA thioesterase produces the protein MSNDELKELTKVQPVLRVAPQPRDLNNNGHIFGGWVLSQMDIAGGIMAARVARGSTATVAIEAMEFIAPILSRDLISVYARVERIGRTSIAIRLNVIASRNLDEEQVPVTSGLFTFVALDENHHPRVIPEESKKKYLG, from the coding sequence ATGAGTAATGATGAGTTGAAAGAGCTGACCAAGGTACAGCCGGTATTGCGCGTGGCGCCACAGCCCCGTGATCTGAACAACAATGGTCATATATTCGGTGGCTGGGTGCTGTCGCAAATGGATATCGCCGGCGGTATCATGGCAGCAAGAGTCGCGCGCGGATCGACTGCAACTGTGGCCATCGAAGCCATGGAGTTTATCGCACCAATCCTGTCTCGCGATCTGATATCGGTTTACGCACGAGTGGAACGGATCGGCCGGACATCCATTGCCATACGATTGAATGTGATTGCGTCGCGGAATCTGGATGAAGAGCAAGTGCCGGTGACCAGCGGCTTGTTCACTTTTGTCGCGCTGGATGAAAATCACCATCCCAGAGTGATTCCGGAAGAGTCGAAGAAAAAATATCTGGGCTGA
- a CDS encoding CBS domain-containing protein gives MTIQSILQIRSGEIYSCTADMSVSQAVEILAEKRIGALPVLDGERIAGIFSERDVLHCLRKYGHAAMDHVVSDVMTADVISVERTKSVMGALSLMTKRRIRHLPVVEGGKLVGFVSIGDLVKYRIDKIESEAAAMRDYIQSA, from the coding sequence ATGACCATTCAATCGATTTTGCAGATACGCAGCGGTGAAATATATAGCTGCACTGCCGATATGTCGGTTTCGCAAGCGGTCGAGATTTTGGCAGAAAAGCGCATCGGCGCTCTGCCGGTGCTCGATGGAGAGCGGATCGCGGGTATATTCTCCGAACGCGACGTGCTCCACTGCCTGCGGAAATATGGCCATGCCGCGATGGACCATGTGGTAAGCGACGTGATGACAGCGGACGTTATTTCCGTTGAGCGCACGAAAAGTGTCATGGGTGCCCTGTCATTGATGACAAAAAGACGAATTCGTCACTTGCCGGTCGTTGAAGGTGGCAAACTGGTCGGATTTGTCTCGATTGGTGATCTGGTGAAATACCGGATCGACAAAATCGAAAGCGAAGCCGCGGCGATGCGGGACTATATCCAGTCTGCCTAG
- a CDS encoding sugar phosphate isomerase/epimerase family protein: protein MAHILSLAAGTLPEFQPEQVAQAAGLAGFSHVGFTIEPEKWSPEVRRATLDAIRAHQLSVLDVEVVWIPEGAKLNDEHKRIIDAGIDLGAANVLVVSSEPDQGRTAEALHQLCAWAVPGGMRVALEFLMITAVQSMDEALAIIRKADHPAAALLIDTIHFQRASHRPDKLEGLEASLLPYTQICDGNLGCDRNFESYLEDAIDLRSCPGEGALPVADIIKMLPPDIALSLEVRSKVYRDQFPDATDRAIAVRKASLAYLNRNGIPVL, encoded by the coding sequence ATGGCTCATATCTTATCACTCGCTGCGGGCACATTGCCCGAATTTCAACCGGAACAAGTGGCGCAAGCTGCAGGATTGGCGGGGTTCAGCCATGTCGGCTTCACTATCGAGCCCGAAAAATGGTCGCCAGAGGTCCGGCGAGCAACGCTCGACGCGATCCGGGCGCATCAGCTATCGGTGCTGGATGTCGAAGTCGTGTGGATACCGGAGGGCGCAAAGCTGAACGATGAGCACAAGCGGATCATTGATGCAGGAATAGACCTTGGCGCCGCCAATGTGCTGGTTGTCAGTTCGGAACCGGATCAGGGAAGGACGGCCGAAGCCTTGCACCAGCTATGCGCGTGGGCGGTTCCCGGCGGCATGCGGGTGGCACTGGAGTTCCTGATGATCACCGCAGTGCAGTCGATGGATGAGGCGCTTGCGATCATCCGCAAGGCCGACCATCCGGCCGCAGCGCTGCTGATCGATACGATCCACTTCCAGCGGGCGAGCCATAGACCGGACAAACTGGAAGGATTGGAAGCATCTTTGCTTCCTTATACGCAAATCTGCGATGGCAATCTGGGCTGCGATCGCAATTTCGAATCTTATCTGGAGGATGCGATAGATTTGCGCAGTTGTCCGGGCGAAGGAGCGCTGCCTGTGGCCGATATTATAAAGATGCTACCGCCGGATATAGCGCTCAGCCTTGAAGTCCGCTCCAAAGTCTATCGGGATCAATTCCCGGATGCGACAGACCGCGCAATTGCGGTGCGCAAGGCTAGTCTGGCATATCTGAATCGGAACGGCATTCCCGTTCTCTAA
- a CDS encoding lipopolysaccharide biosynthesis protein: protein MMNEPTPLAGDSNFGDRVRSAVFWRSGTQILSQIIAWGATLAVIRILNPEDYGIFAMTQVVLVFLSFMNGYGLVSSIIQAEKVEPIRIRQAFGMLLLLNGGIAILQLILASFAAEYYRQPIVGDLLRVQALIFLATPFMALPEALLTRDLEFKKPAIINLVSAVVGAVTALYFAYNGYGVWTLVYAPLAIFWSRAICLVIAVKFYILPTFNFKGAGAMFGFGATLLASHLFWTIQSQADIFIAGRYLDPHELGLYAEALFLTTIFAAKFVPPLNEIAFPAYSRLQSDPRALAWSFLKAIRLIMLISCPIYLGLAVTAYPVVATLFGTKWTDMSPFVAILALAMPMMTLQILFTPANNALGRPQITARTNMFGAILMPVSFLIGIQYGVYGLAWSWVIAFPLLTIFTFSQSNRHIGITAWEIGKAVWPGLSASIAMAAIVYIVDQLLPEMIVYVRLALLVATGGAAYVGLLYILARPTLMEMIRLIVRRKPPEPSPASFGPEAI, encoded by the coding sequence ATGATGAATGAACCGACACCATTGGCTGGTGACAGCAATTTTGGGGACCGTGTCAGGAGCGCAGTTTTCTGGCGTTCGGGGACCCAGATATTGTCGCAGATCATTGCCTGGGGCGCGACGCTGGCGGTGATCCGCATACTCAATCCGGAAGATTACGGAATCTTCGCAATGACCCAGGTTGTTCTGGTCTTTCTCAGTTTCATGAATGGCTACGGGTTGGTCAGCTCGATCATTCAAGCCGAAAAAGTAGAACCAATCCGGATTCGTCAGGCCTTTGGCATGCTTCTGCTGCTGAACGGCGGCATTGCGATCCTGCAATTGATTCTCGCATCCTTTGCTGCGGAATATTATCGGCAACCGATTGTCGGGGATTTGTTGCGGGTCCAGGCGCTTATCTTTCTCGCGACTCCGTTCATGGCGTTGCCCGAGGCGCTGCTTACCCGCGACCTCGAATTCAAGAAGCCCGCGATCATCAATCTCGTTTCGGCCGTGGTCGGTGCGGTCACTGCCCTCTATTTTGCCTATAATGGCTATGGCGTATGGACATTGGTCTATGCGCCGCTGGCGATATTCTGGAGTCGGGCGATCTGCCTCGTCATTGCGGTCAAATTCTACATATTGCCCACGTTCAATTTCAAAGGCGCCGGCGCCATGTTCGGGTTCGGCGCGACCCTGCTCGCTAGCCATCTCTTCTGGACCATCCAGAGCCAAGCCGATATTTTTATCGCCGGCCGCTATCTCGATCCGCATGAACTTGGCCTCTATGCAGAGGCGCTGTTCCTGACGACGATTTTCGCCGCGAAATTCGTGCCGCCGCTGAACGAGATAGCCTTTCCGGCCTATTCGCGGCTGCAGTCGGACCCGCGCGCTCTGGCCTGGTCCTTTCTCAAGGCGATTCGGCTGATCATGCTGATTTCCTGCCCGATATATCTGGGGCTGGCGGTTACCGCCTATCCGGTGGTTGCAACATTGTTCGGCACCAAGTGGACCGATATGTCTCCGTTCGTGGCGATACTGGCCCTGGCGATGCCGATGATGACGCTGCAGATATTGTTCACCCCGGCGAATAACGCGCTTGGCCGCCCGCAAATTACCGCCCGGACCAACATGTTTGGCGCGATCCTGATGCCGGTCTCCTTTTTGATCGGCATCCAATATGGTGTTTACGGTCTGGCCTGGAGCTGGGTCATCGCCTTCCCGCTACTGACGATTTTCACCTTCTCACAATCGAACCGCCATATCGGCATTACCGCGTGGGAGATAGGCAAGGCTGTATGGCCGGGCCTGTCCGCCTCCATCGCCATGGCCGCCATTGTCTACATCGTGGATCAGTTGCTACCGGAGATGATCGTCTACGTCCGTTTGGCGCTATTGGTCGCGACCGGAGGAGCCGCCTATGTCGGGCTGCTATATATTCTGGCCAGGCCGACTCTGATGGAGATGATCCGGCTGATTGTCCGTCGCAAGCCGCCGGAACCGAGCCCTGCATCATTTGGCCCAGAGGCCATATAA
- a CDS encoding autotransporter assembly complex protein TamA codes for MRHKNMFPAFTAILSFTNLNATASHAQALDSPQSPAEPRAPIIDDSEFDRTIPAIDESPDATMGSVAEWDAEQQRLERETQQDDAEDGLSALSALQDGDPDEVIADAPVNDPEIDEPLTPIDGFDAEPFDESQYTEADDSEQTASLRYDYRIDGLESLDESGKTQVRPVSADDIRSLFEELSALEEADGKAANGAMVSARMQEDQQLLADIMTGQGFFDALVNGAVELPETEGERLTVVLRVEPGRRYNLGEILFDADTVVPEDLITRNFVPETGEPIVAERILAAEANIAVVLPQEGYPFAETGQRDILLDPDTGTGDYTLPVTIGPRSSYGEIITTSTIAFDADHIGVLSRFDKGELYDSRMVDDLRKALVATGLFSIISVKPTASGVTAPDGTEYATINVEQVAGPPRTLAGSAGYSTGQGFRLEGSWTHRNLFPPEGALIASGVAGTQEQGASLTFRRSNAGRRDRTVELGISALHSDFEAYEAFTGKLAGRISYDSTPIWQKRLTYSYGFEILGSNEQDFNFTTGVRDRRTFYVAALPGQVTFDTTDSLLDPTQGFRLSAKLSPEASLGSGTQIYGRGLVEGTAYYQVDDGIILAGRARIGSIAGADRELIAPSRRYYAGGGGSVRGFGYQELGPKDIEDRPIGGRSLVEAAAEVRYRFGDYGIVGFVDAGQVYTSSTPGFDNLRYGVGIGGRFYTNFGPLRLDVATPINRQPGESRVSVYISIGQAF; via the coding sequence ATGCGTCATAAGAATATGTTCCCGGCCTTCACCGCAATTTTATCATTCACCAATCTGAACGCAACAGCCTCTCATGCTCAAGCGTTGGATAGCCCACAATCTCCCGCAGAACCGCGTGCGCCCATCATCGATGATTCCGAATTCGACCGGACCATCCCGGCAATCGACGAGAGTCCGGATGCCACGATGGGCAGCGTGGCAGAATGGGATGCCGAACAGCAGAGACTGGAACGCGAGACACAGCAGGATGATGCGGAAGATGGACTGTCGGCTCTGTCTGCGCTGCAGGATGGAGATCCGGACGAAGTGATTGCCGACGCGCCGGTCAATGATCCTGAAATCGATGAACCGCTGACACCGATTGACGGTTTTGATGCCGAGCCATTTGACGAGAGCCAGTATACGGAAGCAGACGACAGCGAGCAAACGGCATCATTGCGATATGATTATCGGATAGATGGTCTCGAATCCCTCGACGAAAGCGGGAAGACTCAAGTTCGTCCTGTCAGTGCGGATGATATTCGCAGCCTGTTTGAGGAGCTCTCGGCACTGGAAGAAGCTGACGGCAAGGCCGCGAACGGCGCAATGGTTTCGGCCCGGATGCAAGAGGATCAGCAATTGCTGGCCGACATCATGACCGGCCAGGGGTTTTTTGACGCCTTGGTCAACGGTGCGGTAGAGCTTCCCGAGACCGAAGGCGAGAGACTGACGGTCGTGCTTCGGGTTGAACCCGGCAGGCGCTACAACCTCGGCGAGATATTATTCGACGCTGATACAGTCGTTCCCGAAGACCTGATCACCAGAAATTTCGTGCCCGAAACCGGTGAACCGATTGTCGCCGAGCGGATCTTGGCGGCGGAAGCCAATATTGCCGTGGTTCTGCCACAGGAGGGCTATCCATTTGCCGAAACCGGGCAGCGTGATATTCTCCTCGACCCGGACACGGGCACCGGCGATTATACGCTGCCTGTCACGATCGGTCCGCGTAGCAGCTATGGCGAGATAATCACCACAAGCACAATCGCCTTCGATGCAGACCATATCGGGGTATTGAGCCGTTTTGATAAGGGCGAGCTTTACGACAGCCGTATGGTCGATGACCTGCGCAAGGCGCTGGTCGCCACAGGTCTGTTCTCAATCATATCGGTAAAGCCGACCGCTAGCGGAGTAACCGCGCCGGACGGGACCGAATATGCCACGATCAATGTCGAGCAGGTAGCAGGGCCACCCCGCACTCTGGCGGGCAGCGCAGGCTATAGCACCGGACAGGGTTTCCGTCTGGAAGGCAGCTGGACGCATCGCAATCTATTCCCGCCGGAGGGCGCCCTGATCGCAAGCGGCGTCGCGGGAACCCAGGAACAAGGTGCATCGCTGACTTTCCGGCGCAGCAATGCCGGTCGTCGCGACCGGACGGTCGAACTGGGCATATCGGCGTTGCACAGCGACTTTGAAGCCTATGAGGCGTTCACGGGCAAGCTGGCCGGACGCATCTCCTATGACAGCACCCCGATCTGGCAAAAGCGACTTACCTATAGCTATGGTTTCGAGATTCTCGGGTCCAACGAACAGGATTTCAATTTTACCACCGGCGTGAGGGATCGGCGCACGTTTTACGTGGCAGCGCTGCCCGGTCAGGTCACATTTGATACCACGGACAGTTTGCTTGATCCGACGCAAGGCTTCCGTTTGTCGGCGAAACTATCGCCGGAAGCATCGCTTGGCAGCGGCACGCAAATTTATGGACGCGGTCTTGTGGAAGGAACCGCATATTATCAGGTTGATGACGGTATCATTCTAGCGGGTCGTGCTCGCATCGGTTCCATCGCCGGTGCCGATCGGGAATTGATCGCACCTTCGCGGCGCTATTATGCCGGCGGCGGCGGATCTGTGCGCGGCTTCGGATATCAGGAACTTGGGCCGAAAGACATCGAGGACCGGCCGATTGGCGGGCGCAGCCTCGTCGAGGCAGCGGCAGAAGTCCGTTATCGCTTTGGCGATTACGGTATCGTCGGTTTTGTGGACGCCGGTCAAGTCTATACCAGTTCAACCCCCGGCTTCGACAATTTGCGCTACGGTGTCGGCATAGGCGGGCGCTTCTACACCAATTTCGGTCCGCTCAGGCTTGATGTCGCTACCCCGATAAACCGGCAACCGGGTGAATCGCGCGTTTCGGTATATATCTCGATCGGTCAGGCATTTTGA